The DNA window TGAGTTTGTTGGACGAGGACCAGCGCGTCGCCGCGACCGCGCCGCGGGGGCCGGTGTGCATCCTCGCGGGCGCAGGTACCGGCAAGACTCGGACCATTACGTACCGGATTGCCAACCTGGTCGACCAAGGCATGGTGGCACCGACGAAGGTGCTCGCCGTGACCTTTACCCAGCGCGCCGCGGGCGAGATGGCCGACCGTTTGCGCACGATGGGCGTGGGCGGGGTGCAGGCGCGGACCTTCCACGCGGCGGCGCGTCGGCAGCTGCAGTACTTTTGGCCGCAGATCGCGGGCGATTTGCCCTGGAAGCTGTTGGACAACAAGTTCCCCTTAGTAGGGCGCGCCACGCGCGCGGCCGGGCTGGATTCCGGCAAGGAAATGGTGCGCGACCTGCTCAGCGAGATCGAGTGGGCGAAATCCAGCGTGATCGGCCCGGACGACTACGTCGAGCGCATCGCGGGCACCGAGCGCACCCCGCCCGCGGACCCGGCGAAAGTGGCGCAGGTCTATAAGCTCTACGAGGAGGCGAAGACTTCCCCGGACGGCATGCTGCTCGATTTCGACGACCTGTTGCTCCACGTCGCGGGCGCGTTGGAAAACGCCCCGGCGGTGGCCGAGGAATTCCGGGCGCAGTACCAGTCCTTCGTAGTGGACGAGTACCAGGACGTCACCCCACTGCAGCAGCGCGTGCTGGAGGGGTGGCTGGGCCAGCGCGACGACCTGACGGTGGTGGGCGACGCCAACCAGACCATTTACTCGTTTACCGGGGCGACGCCGAACTACTTGCTGAACTTTTCGCGGACGTACGAGCACGCGACCGTCGTCAAGCTGCAGCGCGACTACCGCTCCACACCTGAGATCACGGACTTGGCCAACACCGTCATCAGCAAGGCGCAGGGCCGGGTGGCGGGCACGCGCCTGGAGCTTAAGGGCATGCGCGAGCACGGCCCGCAGCCGACCTTTACCGCCTACGACGATGAGCCGACCGAGGCGCGCGAGGTGGCGATCAAGATCCGCCAGCTTCTCGACGCCGGCGTGCCCGCCCGCGAAATCGCCGTGCTCTACCGCATTAACGCCCAGTCCGCGGCGTTCGAAGCCGCGCTTGCCGACGCCGGGATCGTCTACCAAGTCCGCGGCGGGGAAGGCTTCTTCCAGCGCGGCGAGATCCGGGAAGCTATCCGCGCGCTCGTCGGCGCGGCCCGGCGCACGGATCTGCCCGACGACCCGGTTGCGGTGGCCCGCGCCGCGCTCGCGCCGATTGGGCTGACCCCGACCGAACCGGAGGGTGCGAAGGCGCGTGAGCGGTGGCAGACGCTCTCGGCGCTGGTCGACCTCATCGAGGAGATTGTGCGCAGTCAGGAGGCCTCCACGCTACCGGACGTGCTGCGTTCACTGCGCAGGCGCGCTGAGGCGAAGCAGCCGCCCGCCGTCGACGGTGTCACGCTGGCGAGCCTGCACGCCGCGAAGGGCTTGGAGTGGGACGCGGTGTTCCTCGTCGGCCTGGTGGAGAACACGCTGCCGATCTCCCACGCGATCAAGGCGGGCGACGTAGAGGTGGAAGAGGAGCGCCGCCTGTTCTACGTCGGCGTGACCCGCGCGCGTGAGCACCTCCATCTGTCCTGGGCACTGGCGCGCCAGGAGGGCGGGCGCAAATCGCGTTCGCGCTCGCGCTTCCTCGACGGCATCGCCCCGGAGCTGGAAGTGGAGAAGACGCCGGAGCGGGTCAAGCGCAACCGCCGCTGCCGCGTGTGCGGGAACCTCTTGGCAACCCCGGCGGAGAAGACGCTGGGCCGCCACGAGGACTGCGAGCCCGGTTTCGACGAGGAGGTCTTTGCCGCGCTGAAACGCTGGCGCCGCGACGAGGCGCGCGCCGCGGGCAAGCCCGCCTACATCGTGTTTACCGACGCCACGCTCATGTCCATCGCCGAAGCCATGCCCGCCGACACCCAGGAACTCCTCGGCATCTCAGGTGTGGGACCGGCGAAGATCGAGCAGTACGGACAGGGCGTGTTAGACACGCTCGAAGAGTTCCGGTGATGGGTGTGGGCGATTCGATCCGCCACGAGTCGGGACAGACCTACCGAGTCATCCGCTCGGCGCGGCGTACCCGCACCATCCAGAGCAGGATCGTGGACGGGATCGTGGAGATTCGCATCCCGGCCAGGCTGAGCAAAGCGCAGGAAGCCGCGGCCGTTGAG is part of the Corynebacterium imitans genome and encodes:
- a CDS encoding ATP-dependent DNA helicase UvrD2 translates to MDTHMAVDLSLLDEDQRVAATAPRGPVCILAGAGTGKTRTITYRIANLVDQGMVAPTKVLAVTFTQRAAGEMADRLRTMGVGGVQARTFHAAARRQLQYFWPQIAGDLPWKLLDNKFPLVGRATRAAGLDSGKEMVRDLLSEIEWAKSSVIGPDDYVERIAGTERTPPADPAKVAQVYKLYEEAKTSPDGMLLDFDDLLLHVAGALENAPAVAEEFRAQYQSFVVDEYQDVTPLQQRVLEGWLGQRDDLTVVGDANQTIYSFTGATPNYLLNFSRTYEHATVVKLQRDYRSTPEITDLANTVISKAQGRVAGTRLELKGMREHGPQPTFTAYDDEPTEAREVAIKIRQLLDAGVPAREIAVLYRINAQSAAFEAALADAGIVYQVRGGEGFFQRGEIREAIRALVGAARRTDLPDDPVAVARAALAPIGLTPTEPEGAKARERWQTLSALVDLIEEIVRSQEASTLPDVLRSLRRRAEAKQPPAVDGVTLASLHAAKGLEWDAVFLVGLVENTLPISHAIKAGDVEVEEERRLFYVGVTRAREHLHLSWALARQEGGRKSRSRSRFLDGIAPELEVEKTPERVKRNRRCRVCGNLLATPAEKTLGRHEDCEPGFDEEVFAALKRWRRDEARAAGKPAYIVFTDATLMSIAEAMPADTQELLGISGVGPAKIEQYGQGVLDTLEEFR